From a single Natronorubrum tibetense GA33 genomic region:
- a CDS encoding signal peptidase I: MTSATLLKRGLGLAVAVCIVLLLIGQLLGQPILLGYVATGSMEPTMNAGDGFVAIPSVATGDVEEGDIVVFEARELHDGELTTHRVVGETDEGYVTRGDANPFTDQDGGEPHVTDGQIVAKAWQVNGEAVTLPYLGTAIMGVQGVVESAYGTVASVLGLTTAGDSEGLGSMLVAVGVALLGFGMLLERLGPGRRETHRSRSRENVIAFWTALGLVLLVFVTFATAAMVVPAGTAEYEVVSTDSPSDDPQVLAPGETAELTRTVDNAGYLPIVAVHDAASRNIAADPGSQTVGIRSSGETTVSLTAPEETGEYTRHLGEYRYLAVLPPSVIVWLHGLHPLAAIAAVNGVIVGVTVAVVLVVFGYNDLRVRSAGSHVSLSTRLHRKLREWL, encoded by the coding sequence ATGACGTCGGCTACACTCCTCAAACGAGGGCTAGGGCTGGCCGTCGCCGTCTGCATCGTCCTCCTCCTGATTGGGCAACTACTGGGACAGCCGATCCTGCTCGGCTACGTCGCGACAGGCAGTATGGAGCCGACGATGAACGCCGGCGACGGCTTCGTCGCGATCCCGAGCGTCGCGACCGGCGATGTCGAGGAAGGAGATATCGTCGTCTTCGAGGCCCGAGAGTTACACGACGGCGAACTGACGACCCATCGCGTGGTCGGCGAAACCGACGAGGGGTACGTCACCAGAGGGGACGCCAACCCATTTACCGATCAGGACGGCGGCGAACCGCACGTCACGGACGGCCAGATCGTCGCCAAAGCCTGGCAGGTAAACGGCGAGGCCGTGACGCTTCCGTATCTCGGCACGGCGATCATGGGCGTCCAGGGCGTCGTGGAGTCGGCCTACGGAACGGTCGCATCGGTGCTCGGACTGACGACGGCAGGCGATTCGGAAGGACTCGGGTCGATGCTGGTCGCCGTCGGCGTCGCCCTGCTCGGCTTCGGGATGCTCCTCGAGCGACTCGGCCCCGGGCGACGCGAGACGCACCGTTCGCGCTCCCGCGAGAACGTCATCGCGTTCTGGACGGCGCTGGGGCTCGTTTTGCTCGTCTTCGTCACGTTCGCGACTGCGGCGATGGTCGTTCCCGCCGGCACCGCCGAGTACGAAGTCGTGAGCACGGATTCGCCGTCCGACGATCCGCAGGTGCTCGCCCCCGGGGAGACGGCGGAACTCACGCGGACCGTCGACAACGCGGGCTATCTCCCGATCGTGGCCGTCCACGACGCCGCGAGTCGAAATATCGCGGCGGATCCCGGATCCCAGACGGTTGGGATACGCTCGAGCGGGGAGACGACGGTCTCGCTCACCGCACCCGAAGAGACCGGCGAGTACACGCGACATCTCGGCGAGTACCGATATCTCGCCGTGCTTCCGCCGTCCGTGATCGTCTGGCTTCACGGGCTGCACCCGCTCGCGGCGATTGCCGCGGTCAACGGCGTCATCGTCGGCGTTACCGTCGCGGTCGTGCTCGTGGTCTTCGGCTACAACGACCTGCGCGTTCGATCCGCGGGATCGCACGTCTCGCTGTCGACTCGGCTCCACCGAAAACTCCGGGAGTGGCTGTGA
- a CDS encoding DUF5305 domain-containing protein: MIDNPRLDLLFAEYGRLIVIALVIVGALALVATGWAVANPSTTTETQYGEERVSSDLQTSAVVVQDGPLWNEGDRLENSEVYMLNASPELTLEAETELRNESDGTPINGGEVSHELEVRYEATRNDQSFWNESHTVIDGSPALEDGVATSETTVDVESYRDRQQELESELTGVGDVDMAFVLHVEYDTGTNQGTQRESTTFRVTDTAYWLEESVSASDTHTHRTGTLETTESQNLAAIAGLSLLGTLSLAAGAFVARRSPIDEDAARRAVHERRYAEWISRGSIPMWIGDYHVSLDTLEDVVDVAIDTNERVVHDTQRGLFAVVNDGVVYYYSERGLWEETAWPEMNLEEQPAVVDGEPALSPDEMELQGNEEFADPDDGFDDDEDVWQKL; this comes from the coding sequence GTGATCGATAATCCGCGTCTCGACCTGCTGTTCGCCGAATACGGTCGTCTGATCGTGATCGCGCTGGTCATTGTCGGCGCGCTCGCGCTCGTCGCTACCGGCTGGGCCGTCGCGAACCCGTCGACGACGACCGAGACGCAGTACGGCGAAGAACGCGTCTCGAGCGACTTGCAGACGAGCGCCGTCGTTGTCCAGGACGGACCCCTCTGGAACGAGGGCGATCGACTCGAGAACAGCGAGGTCTACATGCTGAACGCCTCGCCGGAACTGACGCTTGAGGCCGAGACCGAACTGCGAAACGAGAGCGACGGGACGCCGATCAACGGCGGCGAAGTGAGCCACGAACTCGAGGTGCGGTACGAAGCGACTCGAAACGACCAGTCGTTCTGGAACGAGAGCCACACCGTGATCGACGGTTCGCCGGCGCTCGAGGACGGCGTCGCAACGTCCGAAACGACGGTCGACGTCGAGTCGTACCGCGACCGGCAGCAGGAACTCGAGAGCGAACTGACCGGTGTCGGCGACGTCGACATGGCGTTCGTTCTCCACGTCGAGTACGACACTGGGACCAATCAGGGTACCCAGCGCGAGTCGACCACGTTTCGCGTGACCGACACCGCCTACTGGCTCGAGGAGTCGGTGTCCGCGTCCGACACGCACACGCACCGGACGGGAACGCTAGAGACGACCGAGTCACAGAATCTCGCGGCTATCGCGGGGCTCTCGCTGCTCGGTACGCTTTCGCTCGCGGCCGGTGCGTTCGTCGCCAGGCGATCGCCAATCGACGAGGACGCTGCCCGGCGTGCGGTCCACGAACGGCGTTACGCCGAGTGGATTTCGCGCGGCTCGATTCCGATGTGGATCGGCGACTATCACGTTTCGCTCGACACCTTGGAGGACGTCGTCGACGTCGCGATCGACACGAACGAGCGCGTCGTTCACGACACGCAACGCGGCCTGTTCGCCGTCGTCAACGACGGCGTCGTCTACTACTACAGCGAACGCGGACTCTGGGAGGAGACCGCCTGGCCGGAGATGAATTTAGAGGAACAGCCGGCGGTCGTCGACGGCGAGCCGGCACTTTCCCCCGACGAGATGGAACTCCAGGGCAACGAGGAGTTCGCTGATCCCGACGACGGGTTCGACGACGACGAGGACGTCTGGCAGAAGCTGTGA
- a CDS encoding RNA-guided endonuclease InsQ/TnpB family protein yields the protein MRYNYRYRLNPTDELLDRLAWTVDTCRQLYNHFLHRLNREDDTSAYSEQSVLPDLKREWTDLKQVHSKVLQKVVQRLYDNLSTLKGRKDNGHRVGELKWKGPQEYRSVKYSQTGFELNNTSGRTVLSLSKIGDIPMVYHRNVPDDATIKEVVVKQEPTGEWFAVLGIETKDDAPPKPKTLKNCVGIDVGLLKYAHDSDGTAVESPDLSDERERLEREQRKLSRKEHGSANYRKQQRVVAKRYADLMRKRRDFLHKLSNHYAREYDLVAVEDLDAKGLMELPSNSRNRAGAAWGTFLRMLGYKCEREGTHFVAVDPTGTTKECAACGAESNKPLWVREHSCPSCGFTADRDWNAAYNILVRGLNQVGMDCPESTPAETALPTGTDSVPAKRVIETGSPTLKEQTASAVSE from the coding sequence ATGCGCTACAACTACAGGTATCGGCTCAACCCAACCGACGAACTCCTCGACCGGTTAGCGTGGACTGTCGATACCTGCCGACAGCTCTACAACCACTTCCTGCACCGGCTCAACCGAGAGGACGACACATCGGCGTACTCCGAACAGTCGGTCCTTCCTGACCTCAAACGCGAGTGGACCGACCTGAAACAAGTCCACTCGAAGGTGTTGCAGAAGGTCGTACAACGACTGTACGACAACCTCTCGACGCTGAAAGGTCGGAAGGACAACGGCCACCGCGTCGGCGAACTCAAGTGGAAAGGCCCACAGGAATATCGTTCGGTCAAGTACAGTCAAACCGGCTTCGAACTCAACAACACGAGTGGCCGCACTGTACTTTCTCTTTCCAAAATTGGCGATATTCCGATGGTCTACCACCGCAACGTTCCCGACGACGCCACGATCAAAGAGGTCGTCGTCAAGCAGGAACCGACCGGCGAGTGGTTCGCTGTTCTCGGGATCGAAACCAAAGACGACGCGCCGCCGAAGCCCAAGACACTCAAGAACTGTGTCGGAATCGACGTGGGTCTCCTGAAGTACGCCCACGACAGCGACGGAACAGCCGTCGAGTCACCGGACCTTTCCGACGAACGCGAACGGCTGGAACGAGAGCAACGGAAACTCTCTCGGAAAGAGCACGGATCGGCGAACTACCGCAAGCAACAGCGAGTAGTCGCCAAACGTTACGCCGACCTGATGCGAAAGCGTCGGGACTTCTTGCACAAGCTTTCGAACCACTACGCTCGAGAGTACGACCTTGTGGCGGTCGAAGACCTCGACGCCAAGGGATTGATGGAACTCCCGTCGAACAGCCGCAACCGCGCCGGAGCGGCGTGGGGAACGTTCCTGCGAATGCTCGGATACAAGTGCGAACGCGAAGGTACGCACTTCGTTGCTGTCGATCCGACCGGAACGACCAAAGAGTGTGCAGCCTGCGGTGCCGAGTCGAACAAACCGCTATGGGTCCGCGAACACTCGTGTCCGTCGTGCGGCTTCACGGCAGACAGGGACTGGAACGCGGCCTACAACATCTTGGTACGCGGTCTGAATCAAGTAGGGATGGACTGTCCCGAATCAACGCCTGCGGAGACTGCGCTCCCTACGGGAACCGATTCGGTTCCTGCAAAGCGCGTCATCGAAACAGGAAGCCCCACCCTCAAGGAGCAAACGGCGTCAGCCGTGAGCGAGTAG
- a CDS encoding DUF2080 family transposase-associated protein yields the protein MDRHEIEGYEVLDRDVRPVGNGAHVLVPKRWTGADVKVVRVSEPEPDADSGG from the coding sequence ATGGATCGGCACGAAATCGAGGGCTACGAAGTCCTCGATCGAGACGTTCGCCCGGTCGGAAACGGCGCACACGTTCTCGTCCCGAAACGGTGGACTGGAGCGGACGTGAAGGTCGTCCGCGTTTCCGAACCCGAACCCGACGCCGATTCTGGCGGGTAG
- a CDS encoding MarR family transcriptional regulator, whose protein sequence is MAETDGEDIEDLPPSAKLVFKVLEYDGPLTQKQIVEESMLSARTVRYALERLEEIGTVDEDIYFADARQSLYRIEEPVAADGNGVEESPKKDACCAE, encoded by the coding sequence ATGGCAGAGACCGACGGGGAGGACATCGAAGATTTGCCACCGAGTGCCAAACTCGTTTTCAAGGTACTCGAGTACGATGGGCCGTTGACCCAGAAACAGATCGTCGAGGAGTCGATGCTGTCGGCTCGGACGGTCCGATACGCCCTCGAGCGACTCGAGGAGATCGGGACCGTCGACGAGGATATCTACTTTGCTGACGCACGTCAGAGTCTCTACCGGATCGAAGAGCCTGTCGCGGCCGACGGCAACGGGGTCGAAGAGTCACCGAAAAAGGACGCCTGCTGTGCCGAATAG
- a CDS encoding NAD+ synthase — translation MGADRKTVVYSGIGQPDRSFITGRPGLETVRSRIVSDIRSTVEDASAEGAVVAMSGGIDSTVTAALAVEALGSDRVLGLGLPCHKAEQTGVSEARTIAEGLGIEFEEIQLRPILEAFEGTVVESLESDTIEHDEDRPHERTHATGNVIARLRMICAYYAANRQRRLVLGTANRSEWLLGYFTKYGDGAADTYPIGDLYKTEVRALAKRIGVPKRIVSKEPTAGFWADQTDADELGAPYDVIDPLLQRLVELNEPIDDAADALGIDRETARSLAWLCAETKHKRTTPPTPGIAGRTDGS, via the coding sequence ATGGGAGCAGATAGGAAGACAGTCGTCTACTCGGGCATCGGACAACCGGACAGATCGTTCATTACGGGTCGACCGGGGCTCGAGACCGTGCGCTCGCGGATCGTCAGCGACATTCGGTCGACCGTCGAGGACGCGAGCGCCGAGGGTGCCGTCGTCGCGATGAGCGGCGGGATCGACTCGACCGTCACGGCGGCGCTGGCCGTCGAAGCGCTCGGCAGCGACCGCGTCCTCGGACTCGGCCTCCCCTGCCACAAAGCCGAACAGACGGGCGTCAGCGAGGCTCGGACCATCGCTGAAGGGCTGGGGATCGAGTTCGAAGAGATCCAACTCCGTCCCATCCTCGAGGCGTTCGAGGGGACGGTCGTGGAGTCGCTCGAGTCCGATACTATCGAGCACGACGAGGACCGCCCACACGAGCGCACCCACGCGACCGGCAACGTCATCGCGCGCCTGCGGATGATTTGTGCGTACTACGCGGCGAACCGCCAGCGTCGGCTCGTCCTCGGGACGGCGAACCGCTCCGAATGGTTGCTCGGCTACTTCACCAAGTACGGCGATGGTGCGGCCGACACGTATCCGATCGGCGACCTCTACAAGACGGAGGTGCGCGCGCTCGCCAAACGGATCGGGGTCCCGAAACGAATCGTCAGCAAGGAGCCAACGGCGGGGTTCTGGGCGGACCAGACCGACGCCGACGAACTCGGTGCGCCCTACGACGTCATCGACCCGCTCCTCCAGCGACTCGTCGAACTGAACGAACCGATCGACGACGCGGCGGATGCACTCGGTATCGACCGCGAGACGGCCCGCTCGCTCGCGTGGCTGTGTGCCGAAACGAAGCACAAACGGACCACGCCGCCGACGCCGGGGATCGCCGGCCGAACCGATGGTTCCTGA
- a CDS encoding PINc/VapC family ATPase — MHVVPDTSVVIDGRVSATIEDGQFEGATISVPEAVVAELEAQANDGIDSGWDGLEELQRLADLADEGVIDLEYIGERPSAIERGHASEGEIDALIRDLAEDLDATFLTSDIVQAEVAEAKGLTVEHVSPEVRDVGKLTVENYFDDQTMSVHLRTGAVPKAKRGTLGEMRYEPIADEPLDEATMDEYAREVVDGAKEAPEGFIELSEPGMKIVQFRDYRIAIGRPPFSDGIEITAVRPIAQTDIDDYEHADELKERLLEHQRGVLISGAPGAGKSTFAQAVARYISDHDYSVKTMEKPRDLQVGPEITQYTELAGDMANTADALLMVRPDYTIYDEVRKTNDFEVFADMRLAGVGMIGVVHATRAIDALQRLVGRVELGMIPQVVDTVVYIEAGEVHTVYDVKTEVKVPAGLTEEDLARPVIQITNFRTGEPEYEIYTFNRQVVTVPLKDEDGGPANESGVDRIAKQEIEREIRSIARGYVDVELRSQDKAVVYVEDDDISTVIGKGGGRITDVENRLGIDIDVRTHDENPNYGAGGGGGSASADGGSGGGQAAGQMVTPEITSRHIVIPVDGNHGETVEVQAGGDYLFTATVSRGGEIQVSRGSAIADELEQAVDRKEPVTVVPS; from the coding sequence ATGCACGTCGTGCCGGATACGAGCGTGGTCATCGACGGCCGCGTCTCGGCGACGATCGAAGACGGGCAGTTCGAGGGAGCGACGATTTCGGTGCCGGAAGCCGTCGTCGCGGAACTCGAGGCGCAGGCGAACGACGGGATCGACAGCGGCTGGGACGGTCTGGAGGAACTCCAGCGGCTCGCCGATCTCGCCGACGAGGGCGTCATCGATCTCGAGTACATCGGCGAGCGACCCAGCGCCATCGAGCGGGGCCACGCCTCCGAGGGCGAGATCGACGCGCTGATCCGCGATCTAGCCGAGGATCTCGATGCGACCTTCCTCACCAGCGACATCGTTCAGGCCGAGGTCGCCGAAGCGAAGGGGCTCACGGTCGAGCACGTCTCGCCCGAGGTCCGCGATGTCGGCAAGCTCACCGTCGAGAACTACTTCGACGATCAAACGATGAGCGTCCACCTCAGAACGGGTGCCGTGCCGAAGGCCAAGCGGGGCACGCTCGGCGAGATGCGCTACGAGCCGATTGCCGACGAACCGCTCGATGAGGCGACGATGGACGAGTACGCCCGCGAAGTCGTCGACGGTGCCAAGGAGGCACCCGAGGGCTTCATCGAACTCTCGGAACCGGGGATGAAGATCGTCCAGTTCCGCGATTACCGGATCGCCATCGGCCGACCTCCCTTCTCGGACGGTATCGAGATCACGGCCGTCCGCCCGATCGCCCAGACCGACATCGACGACTACGAGCACGCCGACGAGTTGAAAGAACGGCTGCTCGAGCACCAGCGCGGGGTCCTGATTTCGGGAGCCCCCGGGGCCGGGAAGTCGACCTTTGCGCAGGCGGTTGCCCGCTACATTTCGGATCACGACTACTCGGTCAAGACGATGGAGAAGCCGCGGGACCTGCAGGTCGGCCCCGAGATTACCCAGTACACCGAACTGGCGGGCGACATGGCCAACACGGCTGACGCCCTCCTGATGGTTCGACCCGACTACACGATCTACGACGAGGTCCGCAAGACCAACGACTTCGAGGTCTTCGCGGACATGCGACTGGCCGGCGTCGGCATGATCGGCGTCGTCCACGCGACGCGGGCGATCGACGCCCTCCAGCGACTCGTCGGCCGGGTCGAACTGGGGATGATTCCCCAAGTCGTCGACACCGTCGTTTACATCGAAGCCGGTGAGGTTCACACCGTCTACGACGTGAAGACGGAGGTCAAGGTGCCCGCCGGACTCACGGAAGAGGATCTCGCCCGACCGGTCATCCAGATCACGAACTTCCGGACCGGCGAGCCCGAGTACGAAATCTACACGTTCAACCGCCAGGTCGTCACCGTCCCGCTCAAAGACGAGGATGGCGGTCCCGCAAACGAGTCCGGCGTCGACCGGATCGCCAAACAGGAGATCGAACGGGAGATCCGCTCGATCGCTCGCGGCTACGTCGATGTCGAACTCAGGAGCCAGGACAAGGCCGTCGTCTACGTCGAAGACGACGACATCTCGACGGTCATCGGCAAGGGCGGCGGTCGAATCACCGATGTCGAGAACCGCCTCGGCATCGATATCGACGTCCGAACCCACGACGAAAATCCCAACTACGGTGCCGGCGGCGGTGGCGGCAGCGCCAGCGCCGACGGCGGAAGCGGCGGCGGACAGGCCGCCGGCCAGATGGTCACGCCCGAAATCACCTCGAGGCACATTGTCATCCCCGTCGACGGCAACCACGGCGAGACGGTCGAAGTGCAGGCCGGTGGCGACTACCTCTTTACCGCGACGGTCAGTCGTGGCGGCGAGATTCAGGTGTCGCGCGGAAGTGCGATTGCGGACGAATTAGAGCAGGCGGTCGATCGGAAGGAGCCGGTGACGGTCGTGCCGTCGTAA
- a CDS encoding globin-coupled sensor protein, translated as MNPEQSFGQGGLNGFLDVDDLVDRIGLDDDDIAWRKAYIGFDAEDERRLSDLESLLRENQHQIADDFYDNVFQYSETRAIVDRSPKGVDALKETQRAYLVSLATGDYDQQFFANRARIGKLHELLDMPLKQYVGQYGVYYELLLERLDERVQQQVVDAIEAWAEEQQDDGGLGGLVSALGFSGDDEAGTLDESFEETVRAAVDDGMMDVLALLRLINLDMQIATETYVDSYAQRLEESIERRKRLAREVEADVQQPIEELHEASEAVATRAETISSHTATQATKTNRAATELGELSAAVEEVASVTDEVRQESERTERLTAEGVEAADGALSELEAIEDATTAVSQSVADLEERTREIDAVVDRLDALAERTTVLAKNAKIEAARTGGQGTSSQTMGVIADEVESFAERTKRDLAAIETAVEGVREDAIETVETTEETVDRIDDGTDRVRETMASLEEIHESAETTAVRMEDVAAATDQQARNVETTATTVEEIAGTADRVASAAESAAAASQEQTASLRNVGETVSRLTDDDGQDREPVYERAE; from the coding sequence ATGAATCCGGAGCAATCGTTCGGGCAGGGTGGACTCAACGGGTTTCTCGACGTCGACGATCTCGTCGACCGTATCGGGCTGGACGACGACGACATCGCCTGGCGAAAGGCCTATATCGGCTTCGACGCGGAAGACGAGCGACGGTTGAGCGACCTCGAGTCGCTGTTGCGCGAGAATCAACACCAGATCGCGGACGACTTCTACGACAACGTGTTTCAGTACAGCGAAACTCGGGCGATCGTCGACCGCTCGCCGAAGGGCGTCGACGCGCTCAAGGAAACCCAACGTGCGTATCTGGTTTCGCTCGCGACGGGCGACTACGACCAGCAGTTCTTCGCGAACCGCGCACGGATCGGAAAGCTTCACGAACTGCTCGATATGCCGTTAAAGCAGTACGTGGGTCAGTACGGCGTCTACTACGAGTTACTCCTTGAGCGACTCGACGAGCGCGTCCAGCAACAGGTGGTCGACGCGATCGAGGCGTGGGCCGAGGAGCAACAGGACGACGGCGGACTCGGTGGTCTCGTCTCGGCCCTCGGATTCAGCGGTGACGACGAGGCGGGAACTCTCGACGAATCGTTCGAGGAGACCGTCAGAGCAGCCGTCGACGACGGCATGATGGACGTCCTCGCGCTGTTGCGACTCATCAATCTCGACATGCAGATCGCGACCGAGACGTACGTCGACTCCTACGCACAGCGCCTCGAGGAGTCGATCGAGCGCCGCAAGCGACTCGCACGCGAGGTCGAGGCCGACGTCCAGCAGCCGATCGAGGAGCTACACGAGGCGAGCGAGGCGGTCGCAACCCGCGCGGAGACCATTAGCAGCCACACCGCGACGCAGGCAACGAAGACGAATCGGGCCGCGACCGAACTCGGCGAACTGAGCGCCGCGGTCGAGGAAGTCGCGAGCGTCACCGACGAGGTTCGCCAAGAGAGCGAACGGACCGAGCGACTCACCGCCGAGGGAGTCGAGGCCGCCGACGGCGCACTGTCGGAACTCGAGGCCATCGAGGATGCGACGACGGCCGTCTCCCAATCTGTCGCCGATCTCGAGGAGCGAACGCGGGAAATCGACGCGGTCGTCGATCGCCTCGATGCGCTCGCCGAGCGAACGACCGTGCTGGCAAAGAACGCGAAGATCGAGGCCGCCCGGACGGGTGGGCAAGGGACCAGTTCGCAAACGATGGGCGTCATCGCCGACGAGGTCGAATCTTTCGCCGAGCGGACGAAACGCGACCTCGCGGCGATCGAAACCGCCGTCGAGGGGGTTCGCGAGGATGCGATCGAGACGGTCGAAACGACCGAGGAAACCGTCGATCGGATCGACGACGGCACGGATCGCGTTCGCGAGACGATGGCCTCGCTCGAGGAGATCCACGAGTCGGCGGAGACGACGGCCGTGCGGATGGAGGACGTTGCAGCGGCGACCGATCAGCAGGCGCGCAACGTCGAGACGACGGCGACGACCGTCGAGGAGATCGCCGGAACGGCCGATCGGGTCGCCAGCGCCGCGGAGTCGGCCGCCGCGGCGAGCCAAGAACAGACAGCGAGCCTGCGCAACGTCGGCGAGACGGTCTCGAGGCTCACCGACGACGACGGTCAGGACCGGGAACCGGTGTACGAACGGGCCGAGTGA